Proteins encoded together in one Epinephelus moara isolate mb chromosome 2, YSFRI_EMoa_1.0, whole genome shotgun sequence window:
- the LOC126401520 gene encoding extracellular calcium-sensing receptor-like produces the protein MLSMQRWPEKCWALLRLLLVVSVSQAEELVCRRRGDPENPQLSTDGDIMLGGIFPFHSSWKTREDTYMHKPLPLQCTSLNFRGFQYAQAMRFAIEEINNRTDLLPGISLGYKIYDACRSMVRAVRVTLALTNGNEVLSAPWKAPCARPAQVQAIIGEASSSPSMAIATVIGPFHMPMISHFATCACLSDKTKYPSFLRTIPSDDYQSRALAQLVRHFGWTWVGAVRTNGDYGNNGMATFTETAQQLGICLEYSVSLFRTDPPDKIQKIIDIIRASTSKVIVTFLSPADIDMLIYEMSHHNLTGYQWVGTEAWIFDPQTAAMDKHHILDGAIGLSIPKAHVSGMREFMLDVKPLNSSGDELFTQFWEKLFSCKFKQSKSSAENQRECTGHEDLTGVQNSFTDMSPMPIFNNIYKGVYAVAHALHRILSCNKTCNNKVPLDPFTILQHIKMIHFKTKEGDDVYFNENGDPAAKYEIINWQPIENGIVDFVTVGFYDASLPADKQLNLQNKSLIWANNSQQVPVSLCSKKCPPGTRKVLQKGKPVCCYDCLTCAEGEISNITDSITCVQCHPEFWPNERRDACVKKEADFLSYKEIMGALLTAASLLGTCITAVVASIFFRYSKTPVVRANNSELSFLLLFSLTLCFLCSLTFIGRPSKWSCMLRHTAFGITFVLCISCVLGKTIVVLMAFRATRPGSNVMKWFGPAQQRLTVLAFTFVQVIICILWLTISPPFPFKNFKQFEDRIILECTLGSAVGFWAVLGYIGLLAMLCFILAFLARKLPDNFNEAKFITFSMLIFCAVWITFIPAYVSSPGKFSVAVEIFAILASSFGLLICIFFPKCYIILVKPEKNTKKNMMGKGGPKTF, from the exons ATGTTGTCCATGCAGAGGTGGCCAGAGAAGTGTTGGGCACTCTTACGGCTGTTGCTGGTGGTGTCTGTCTCTCAGGCTGAGGAGCTGGTGTGCAGACGGAGAGGGGATCCTGAGAACCCCCAGCTATCTACAGATGGAGACATTATGTTGGGGGGAATCTTCCCTTTTCACAGCAGCTGGAAAACCAGAGAGGACACCTACATGCACAAACCACTGCCACTGCAATGCACCAG TTTGAATTTCAGAGGTTTCCAGTATGCCCAGGCTATGCGCTTTGCAATAGAGGAGATTAATAACAGAACAGACCTGCTGCCTGGCATCTCTCTGGGCTATAAGATCTATGATGCCTGTCGCTCCATGGTCAGAGCTGTGAGAGTTACACTGGCTTTGACTAATGGTAATGAGGTGTTATCTGCACCCTGGAAAGCACCTTGTGCCAGACCAGCCCAAGTGCAGGCCATTATTGGagaggcctcttcctctccttccatGGCTATAGCCACTGTAATCGGACCCTTTCATATGCCAATG atcagCCACTTTGCCACTTGTGCTTGTCTCAGTGATAAAACCAAGTACCCATCCTTCCTCAGGACAATACCCAGTGACGACTACCAGAGCAGAGCCCTGGCACAGTTGGTCAGACACTTTGGTTGGACTTGGGTCGGAGCTGTTAGAACAAATGGTGATTATGGGAACAATGGCATGGCCACATTTACAGAAACAGCCCAGCAGCTGGGCATCTGTCTGGAGTactctgtgtctttgtttaGAACAGATCCACcagacaaaatacaaaagatAATTGACATTATCAGAGCTTCCACTTCCAAGGTGATTGTCACTTTCCTCTCCCCTGCTGATATCGACATGCTAATATACGAGATGTCTCACCACAACTTGACTGGGTACCAGTGGGTAGGGACTGAGGCCTGGATTTTTGATCCCCAAACTGCAGCCATGGATAAGCATCACATTCTGGATGGTGCCATAGGCCTGTCCATCCCCAAAGCACATGTCAGTGGCATGAGAGAGTTCATGTTGGATGTGAAGCCTCTCAATTCATCTGGTGATGAACTATTTACACAGTTTTGGGAGAAATTATTCAGCTGTAAGTTCAAGCAGTCAAAGTCATCAGCAGAGAATCAGAGAGAATGTACTGGACATGAAGATCTGACTGGAGTGCAGAACAGCTTCACTGATATGTCGCCCATGCCGATCTTTAACAACATCTATAAAGGAGTGTATGCTGTGGCCCACGCACTTCATCGAATTCTCAGTTGTAATAAAACATGTAACAACAAGGTGCCGCTTGATCCATTTACG attttacaacacataaaaatgattcatttcaaaacaaaggaAGGAGATGATGTTTACTTCAATGAAAATGGAGACCCAGCAGCAAAGTATGAAATTATAAATTGGCAGCCAATAGAAAATGGTATTGTGGACTTTGTCACAGTTGGTTTTTATGATGCATCTTTAcctgcagacaaacagctgaATCTGCAAAATAAGTCTTTAATTTGGGCAAACAACTCACAGCAG GTGCCTGTGTCACTTTGCAGTAAAAAGTGTCCTCCAGGAACTCGCAAGGTTCTCCAGAAAGGAAAGCCTGTCTGCTGCTATGACTGTTTAACATGTGCAGAGGGAGAAATAAGCAACATTACCG ATTCTATCACCTGTGTGCAATGCCACCCTGAGTTCTGGCCAAATGAGAGAAGAGATGCCTGTGTAAAGAAGGAGGCAGATTTTTTATCATATAAAGAGATAATGGGAGCACTGCTCACTGCAGCGTCCTTGCTGGGAACATGCATCACTGCTGTTGTGGCATCCATTTTTTTCAGATACAGCAAAACTCCTGTTGTCAGAGCCAACAACTCTGAGCTGAGCTTCCTGCTGCTCTTCTCCTTgactctgtgtttcctgtgttctcTGACCTTCATCGGCCGGCCCTCTAAGTGGTCCTGCATGCTGCGACACACAGCATTTGGCATCACCTTTGTTCTCTGTATCTCATGTGTTCTGGGGAAAACTATAGTGGTGTTAATGGCCTTCAGGGCAACACGTCCTGGTAGTAATGTGATGAAATGGTTTGGGCCTGCACAGCAGAGGCTCACTGTTCTGGCATTCACTTTTGTACAAGTTATCATATGTATCCTCTGGTTAACAATTTCACCTCCTTTTCCATTCAAGAACTTTAAACAATTTGAGGACAGAATCATCTTAGAGTGCACTCTGGGTTCAGCTGTAGGCTTTTGGGCTGTTCTTGGGTACATTGGACTTCTGGCCATGTTATGTTTTATTCTTGCTTTCCTGGCTCGGAAACTGCCTGATAATTTCAATGAAGCCAAATTTATCACTTTTAGCATGCTGATATTCTGTGCAGTATGGATTACCTTTATTCCAGCATATGTCAGCTCCCCTGGGAAgttcagtgttgctgtggagatATTTGCTATTCTGGCCTCCAGTTTTGGACTGctcatttgtatattttttccaaaatgttatATTATCTTAGTCAAACCTGAGAAGAATACAAAAAAGAATATGATGGGGAAAGGGGgaccaaaaacattttga